CTGATGCTCTTCCGCTTTAGTACGCCTTAttcaccgccgccggcgaATCCGCCAACAACACTCGATCTGTAACCTTCCCCGGCTTCTCAGGCGAGACTTGGACATGGAGGGTGAATATCAGCAACGTCGCCGTGCCGGACGCCATCCAAGCATTCCCAAGCGAGCAGCCCCCTCTCGTCGATCCCAAGATCGTATACGTGACCTACGATATCCAGTGGCCGGGCGCCGAAACTTTAAACGAAAAGATCAACCAGAGTGAGAGCGACCGGAACCAAGGTCAAGGGCGAGAAATTTGCATGACCGCTTACGACGTCGATGTTCGGGCCCGATATGCGAACCAGTACAAAGAGAGCGACAATGGAGATTGCGAAAGTATCTTCGGCGACAACTGCACGGCGGGATTGATGAGTGCATTGAGGTCTTCCTCTGGAGGCTGCCAGTCTCCCGGCCCATTTCCGCAGTCGTGCATTGATCGATTCCTACCAGCGGATGAGGGGTACAATCGGGGAGCATCTACCCAAGGTGAGTACTTCATCGGCGGAATGTTTCAAGATACGCGACTAATGGACATATCGACAGGACTCGGGAACGGCACCGCTCAAAACGGTACGGCTGCTAACGGCGAAAGCTACAACGAGACGGAGAGTGGTTCGCCCTTCCGGTTCTGGCTGGGTAATCGAGACTTCGGCCGAGGACAGGGTCGTGGGGCGGTCAACGGCACCAACACGACGCTTTTCGATGAGGAGTTGAGCAGGGTGCAGATGCTTGCATTGACTGGTTTTCCGGACGGGCAAAGTCGGCTGATGTGCTTGAGGGTTAGTACTGAGAAGACAAGTGGGGGGAACATGCTGAAGGCGTCGGGAGTGACTGTATTGTCAGCTGTTGGGCTGGCCATCATGAGTGCGGCGTTTGCGGTGTTGTAACGGCAATTGATTGTACATGGCCCAGAACTGCGGAGTTGATCGAATGGACCAGATATCATATCGATTGCGAATCGATACCCGATTGATCAGCACGTCTACTTCAGTCATTGTCAAACCTCACCTCAGATCTCGGCACATATACCCCATGACATCATACCAGAAGTGAACCCAAAAGGTCAACTCAACATGTATTCCAAGCACTTCCGCCTTTCCAACACCAAGTACTAAACCACTGCCATCCCCTCCAATGTCCAAAAACTACCTCATCACCGGCGCCGCCCGCGGAATCGGCCGCGGCCTctcccgcctcctcctccaaaacggccaccgcgtcctcctcctcgactccaACTCCGCCGAACTCTGCAACACAGCCAAACACCTCTCTCAAGCCCAGCCCCCATTCCCCACCTCATCCTTCAAAACCCACCTCTGCGACCTCCGCCAACCCACCtccatcaccgccgccgccgccctcgctTCGGACTTCTTCTCCGGCCACTTGGACGTGCTGGTCAACAATGCCGCCTATACATCCGTAGTCGGGAAGTCCCACCCCTCCGAACTATCCCTCGAAGACTGGAACACAGCCATCTCAACAAACCTCACCGCCCCTTTCCTCCTAACACAAGCTtgcctccccctcctctccacatcCCCCACCCGCGCCCAAGGAGGttccatcatcaacatctcctccacccgcGCCCTGCAATCCGAACCCAACAACGAAGCCTACTCAGCCACCAAAGCCGGTCTGCTAGGTCTCACGCAATCCCTCGCGGTGTCGCTCGCGGAGCAAGGGGTGAGAGTTAATGCCATCTTACCGGGTTGGATTCACGTGGAGAATGAGTGTCAGGAAGCGGATGAGAGGGGAAAGAAGTGGGAAGAGGGACTCACGGAGGGGGATCACCGGTGGCATTTGACGGGGAGGGTGgggaaggtggaggatgtgagtAAGGCGGTGGAGTTTTTGGTGGGGTGTGAGGGCGTGACGGGGAGTGAGGTTGTGGTTGATGGAGGGGTTACGAGGAAGATGGTGTATCCGGAGTGATGTTTGATTGATTGACTTACCGGTATATTGGTTGAGGGACTTCCTTTTATGGCCAAGCTGTACGAGTCTACCTCTGTGAAAATGTCCTGCTGGTTTGGTCCTGCAAGGAGGGTGTCGATGCACGAAGCTCATCGGttccctcatcctcctctcactCTCACACTCACAACTCATCCTTCCCCCCACCCCCCTCTTTCTTCCCCCCGCTCCCCTCACAAACCGCTGGCGTCCCCACCTCCATCCGATAAACacacttctcctcctccctaaTCCTCCAAATCTCATCCTTCTCCGCACACCCCAAAACAACCGTCGTCCTCCGATTCGGTCCATTCCAGCAATGCTGTCCATTCTCAAACTTCATCGCCCACCTCTCCCCTGATCCCAACCCTTTCCCATCAACGGGCAAGTCCTCATCCACCGTGACCATTTCCAAACCCGTATATTTCCCCATATTCGTCTCCCCACCGCCCTTTTTCGGTTTCTGCGCGGTGCGGTCGAGGAAGCAGAGGGTGTAGGTGTACTCCCCGCTGTCGGTATTGATGCAAGTGCCTTTGAGGGCGCGGAAGACGTCGTCGGGGCcgaaggaggtggtgaggtcggattgggaggaggtgagggtAGTACGGAGGTCTTCGAGGGATTTTTCCGCGGTGGTGAGGCGGGTGCGGGCGGAGGTGAGGGTGGTGGATTCGCCCGAGGTGGGGTTGGAGGCGAGGATGCCGTTTTCGATGAGTAGGAGGCGGAGGTCGCGGAGTTTGGTGTCGAGCCAGGTGCGGAGGGTGAGAGGGAGGTAGTTTTCGAAGGCGTAAACTAAGGAGGGGTTAGAGATTGATCAGGTTTGGGGTGATGTGTGCGGATGAATACTTACGGACGTCGGTctcgctgccttcttcctcgatgTAGTCGTCCCAATTCAGACCGCTTTCGCTATCGGGCTTGGTAATCTCGTCGAGGTCGCGCTCTTGAGCGTCATTTGGAGTCGCCGCTCCGCCGAAGCTGGCAATGTAGTCCTCCCACGCGCGGACCGCTCGCTTGACACCCTCGTCGTTGAAGTTGGGATTGTACTCCTCCTTGAACGTCGTCATGATGCCCTCCAATTGCTGCAAACGCGATCTCCCACTGTTGAGCTCCTCTCGCGTAGCTAGCAGCGAAGTcctcaactcctccgtcCTCTTCTGCGCCAGTCCCACCAGAACACCCAATTTCCCACCCTTCGAGCCAGCAGGCTGCACCACCTTCCCCGTCTCTTTCCTCTTCGTGTCCGCCAACTCCTGCTCCATCTGCTTCACCTTCAATTCCGCACCCTCAATCTCCGTCCCCAGTGTTTGAATTCGATCCTGCACCGTCTGTCTCAACCGCGCCGCTTCCTTGACCAATTCCGcccgcttcttcgccgcattGCTCGCACTCTTCTGTCTCGCTTCGTCCAGTTTCCTCCACTCTTTCCCGATTGTATCGCATCGATCCTCGCATCTTGTCCCTCCCACACCTTCCCACTCTTCACTCCCATCGCAGCAGAGCTCGTAGTCGCAAATCCCATCATTGACGTTCGTGAATGGGACGTAACTGGGTACATGGCCTTTGTTCTTGCAGTAGAACCCCGGCAAGCTGTTTGTGATGTTGTCGACCGTGCTGGGGTGGGAGTCGGCCGGTGTGTGGGGCGAGAGAGGGGAGAGGTGTGCACACGCGGCGGTGCCGGGTTCGTCGGAGCCGTCGGGGCAGTCGCAGTAGTCGTCGTTGACGCGCGAGTATGGGATGTTCAGAGAGGGTGTGGAGATGCAGGAGAAGTCTTTGGAGGCATCGTAGTATTTGGCGACTGGGATATATGGTTAGCTGTGAGCTGTGGAGAGGTAGGGGTGCGAGAAATGTACACTCAGGACCGACACCTCGAGGTCGAGCTGCTGAAGCGACGGCCGCACATTCCAAGGCTACCAGAGCCGCGAATGCACTTTTCATCCTGGGCCAATGAGTCGTGAGGTACGAGGAAATCAGGAAGGAGAGTCGGGAGATGGAAGAAGTTCAATGGGAGTTCCGCCAGCTGTCACATGCGTTTCGCCAAGAGATTCAGGGACCGCAAGACTGCCAAACACTTAGGGACAGAAGAATCCACCGACCTGATCAATATTTTCGATGTCAAGAGAATGCTTCTATATCAACAAAGTGAGCTATACATACAGCTATAAGTGAACAAATCCGTGGTCAATCATAAAAGAAATGCCCGAATCCACCCCCCAAACAAAAAAACTCCTTCGCCATGATCCTGACCAATTTTCAAGTCCCGTTGTCCTTTCCATCTCCCTCCACATCCCCTCATCTAAGGAAACTGCTCCCTCATCTTCGCAACACTATTCAACATCCCACTCCCCCCCGCCCACCCCGCCCACGCCTCACTCCCGTCCGTAATACTAACGCTGAGCGCACCCCAAACGTACCTCGCAtccccctccctctcccacaACGCACCCCCACTCTGCCCTCCGCTCACATCCGTATCCGTGTACATCGGCCCCTCCGCATCACAATCCCAAGGTTTATCCGCCAGCAACTCATTCCTCAACACGCGATACGGCTGCTGCGTCCCCGATCGATCACCGGGGTACCCCAACGTCGTAAGCCCATTCCACCCCAGCCTATCCTTATTCGGCAACCGCACGCCAAAGTAGCCCAACTTCTCTCCTAGTCGGTTGTTATTATCGAGAATCATGATGGCCCAGTCGTTCTTCACACCACACGCGTTTCCTCCAGGGACGGAATTGACGATGATGTTCGTAATCGCCGCGGAGCCGAATTGCGGACCGTTGTCGTAACCCGGGGAGAAGGTCCCTGTCGCGCCGGAGACGACGCAGTGTTTTGCTGTCAAGATGTGGCGTGGGCCGACGAGGGAGCCGGAGCAGACCACGCCGTTGGACCAGTAGAGGCGGCCGGCGTTGCGCCAGGGCCAGTTGGGGTTGACGTAGAGTTCGCGGTCGTCGGGGCCATTGATCCAACGGCGGagtttggagaggaggttggaggtggagttgGAGTCAGGGATGTAAGGGGCGAGTTCGGCGATGGTGGATTCATTGGAGGATTGGAGGCGGGAACTGGAGGAAGAgatgttggtggaggaggcagagAGGACGGTGAGCTCGGGGATGTCTTCGTCGACTTTGAGGACTTGGACGTCGGAGAGGTCGTAGCCTGTGTCCCACCGGTAGGAGATTGTTGTTTGGTTGCGGAGGAAGACGGTGGCTGCGCTGTTGGTGACGTTGTTGTTATCTGCGATtgtgatgtcgatgttgggTGTGGTGATGTTGGCGCTTTCGACCTGTTGTTGTCGGTAGAGCGGCTTAGCAGCGGCTCCTGCTGCGAAGATGGCAGGAAGCGCCAATGATTGAAAATGAACCATGGTTGTGAGGGACGGCCGGTGTATCTGTGTGGTAGTCGATGCGGTAGAGAAGTGTTTGACTGATGGAGAGTTGATGAGGTTGATCCAGGCGGTTATATATCTCGTCCTGTGAGAATGTCAGCCTCCTCTGCGTCCTGCCTCTCCAACGTTGTTGGCTGGAGTCGCCATGCTCGCCGTTGATGAACGTAACGTTTATGCCATGCTAGCGGTTAGACGTTGAACCTATTTGTAACATCCTGAATTGAAGATATCGAGCCTGAAAGTCAATGTGTTGCGTTGAAGAATTGGCATACTCAGGAGTTCCAAGTCGGCCACAACAACCTAACAGCCCGCAGACATTCAATCCACAACAATATGCCGAACATTCCCtattcatcctcctctcagGTGCAGCATTCACGCAGGACTTCCAGGGTTGTCTTCCCAACCACAACGGTCAACGCAACGGCGACTCCAACGGCGCCCCGAGCTTAAAAGTTCCGGACCCAGTCAAACTCATTCTCCTGCGCAAATGCAGGGCCATCGTCCCAGTATCCCAGAAAGTCCTTCTCTGGCTCATCGTCGACAACGTGGCGAGGGTGGCGGGAAGTGCAAGGCACAATCTCTTCCCAGTCACGAAATTCGTTTTCGAGGCAGTGCTCCGCGTCATACGAGTCTTCCTCAACGGCCGTCTCGTCCCAGTCCTCGGCAGTCGTCTCTTCCGCCTTGAcagtggtggtggtcgcCGAGCTGTCTTCATAACCTTCCGACCATTCCAGCCattcttcatcatcagccAGGGTCTCCCCGTGCACGATCTCGGAGGTTTCTTCGCACTCTCTGCACCAGCAATTCTCCACGTGTCCCATTTTGAGGAAAGTGGCTAGATCGCAGGTACTGGCAGGTGGGCTCTTCGAAACGATCGAGTGATCAGCTTGCTTGAACAAGTCCTGTTCGCTTGTGAAGTGCGCCGTAGAGTCATCACGTTCAGCCTTACCAGCCTCAGGGTCTAGACCAGGAAGGTCTTCCGCGTGGACTGTGGTGGCCGAGCTGCTGTTCATGATGCCAGGGGCCGTTGAAGGCCAGACCGTCGCTGAAAGCTCGCACGAAGGCAGATCCTCATTGTACTGCGATACGAGGTCCGCCAAGTATATCGCAGAATCAGCCAGTTCCTTGTTCCCGGAGTGACGGGCGGCGACCTCGTTGGCATGGCCGACAAGGGTGTTGGAGTGAACGAACTGCATTTGTTTCCCTTCCAACTCGTACGGGGGGCGCTCCCCATCGACCATGGACATGATTGGGACACCGCCAGATTCGTCGTCCCAGCTGGACCGTTGACTGGCTTCTCTGTAGCAAGGTGCACGGGGCGTTTCCTCTGTGAGGATGTCCCACAGATTGGCGGCGGATGGCAGTTGGCAGAGTTCGCCTTGCGCTCCTGCCATGACCGCGGCTGTCACAATCTTCTCCACAGCGTCTGCGATCGAGAATGGACGGGCTCGGTCCAAAGTCGAAGCTGAGACTGGGTCCGTACCACGGTCGCTTGTTTCGTATGGTTTGCAGGTCGTTGACGGGAGCTTCACGATCGCTCGCGAAGACACCGGGGAAGGAAAGAATCGGGACTGCTTTTGAGGTGTGTACCTCGAGCTGTTCAAAGACCAAAGCTGTAGCTCTTGACACTTCGGTTCCATCGGTTTTGTCTCCTTCGTTTCTGGCAGGGAAGAGAGATCAAAGAACAAAGGCAGAGACTCCGATTGGGACCCACTTTTGCTCCACGAAGGGATTGAAGGACACCAACTTGGCACACCTATGAGCTTCGGAGGGGGAGACGGTGGAGGGCCGAATTTTGGCATGAACATTTGTGTGAAACCCTCAGGTTGGAAGCCGCGAAACTTGATCGGTGGGAGCTGTGGAGCAGATGAAATCGTCGGGTCGGGTTGGTCCTTTGTGGTTGGCTGGGATGCGCTGAACTTGGTCTCCTCGAGGTGAGTCTGTCCAGCAACGCTgatcggcggcggagggtgAATGTTCATTCTGTTGAGAGTATCATCGATATCCCTTGAGAGCTGCTGATCCAATAATTGTGCAGCGAACTTTCTGCCATTGCTCCGTGCGTCACGGCGTCTTTTTGCATCTTTTGTTCCCCGGCTGTTACGACAACGACGAAATGTGGAAGATGAATGCAAGCCACGATCTCGGCGGTGGGTGGGTTCGGGGACGGCCAGCGTTGCGAATCGGTTGCCTGGGAAGGATGTCAGGTCTCTGAAAACATGATCATGGCTTGATACCACACCGAATGAGGACGTCGGATGATGAATGCTCAGATCCAGGTTGCCAGTCGTGTATTCAAGGTCGAGATTACTGGACGCCACTTGCGAACTGTGCTGAAAGGCATGCTCTCGACGAGCAGTGTGCTGACGTCGCAGGGAAGTCGGATGAGCAACCGATGGCGAGATGTTGAAGGACATGGTCCGGAGAAGTGTCTCGAGGTCTGTTGTCtgactgctgctgctgccgctggCGGTGGTAAGTGGTAGGGATGGAGATCTGGCACCGAATGAGAGAACTGAAGAGCGGTGCCTTGACAGGTAGTGATGTATCTCTAGTAGGATGAAGAACAGTGAGTAGGAATCGGGAGATGTGATGGTAACAGCAGATCGAGCGCTGCAGAGAAGAAACATTTCGCCGCAAGCAAGCGCTCTTCGGCATGCCGATGAGGAACGGGAGCCCGATCGTGCCGGAGGGCTCCTACCATTGATGGATGAGGCTCTCGTCGAGGAATGCAAGTGCATTGACGCCGGCATATATGCAATTCCTCTTGCTTCACCAGACGCCCACAACGCCTGGTGCCAGTATGTGAAGCTGAAGTCGCGACCATGTTGAGGGACATCACTCGGCATGTCCGAATCGACGAAAAGTCGACCGAACGCTGTCACTGGCCTACATCCTCGCATGCAATCCGACCATCATACGACCTCCGACGGCGTAGAACTTCTTTTGATG
This is a stretch of genomic DNA from Zymoseptoria tritici IPO323 chromosome 3, whole genome shotgun sequence. It encodes these proteins:
- the TLP2 gene encoding trypsin-like serine protease (Trypsin-like serine protease), with amino-acid sequence MVHFQSLALPAIFAAGAAAKPLYRQQQVESANITTPNIDITIADNNNVTNSAATVFLRNQTTISYRWDTGYDLSDVQVLKVDEDIPELTVLSASSTNISSSSSRLQSSNESTIAELAPYIPDSNSTSNLLSKLRRWINGPDDRELYVNPNWPWRNAGRLYWSNGVVCSGSLVGPRHILTAKHCVVSGATGTFSPGYDNGPQFGSAAITNIIVNSVPGGNACGVKNDWAIMILDNNNRLGEKLGYFGVRLPNKDRLGWNGLTTLGYPGDRSGTQQPYRVLRNELLADKPWDCDAEGPMYTDTDVSGGQSGGALWEREGDARYVWGALSVSITDGSEAWAGWAGGSGMLNSVAKMREQFP